In Amaranthus tricolor cultivar Red isolate AtriRed21 chromosome 5, ASM2621246v1, whole genome shotgun sequence, a genomic segment contains:
- the LOC130812920 gene encoding transcription initiation factor TFIID subunit 12, translated as MDSPPIPTPTTSSQPSMETPPIVTETPQPQPQPQPQPQPQPQAQPQPQPQPQAQPQPLEPPSSSSQTPQSQPFQTPHTISSSSSPIPTPNPNPNPNPNPNPNPNPIPTNFPQQPPANNNISTRPPFNRPWSQPTSQFSHFPSQFHSSSSSSSTSTPTSTSSPGVPPPQRVGIAIGVPASSVSSQPSSFSSSFGAHFVGPPASSPSPARPSIHGMPSMGMIGSQLRPGGVPPSALLQQRPVQAASGIRPQPASNSLPSASQNFQGHGMLRASSVSASSTSTPSTSQNQQSPHQPWLSAQHGRPPLPSQSIRTQVNPQSLQQRSHIPQQSPQLLQEASLPHQLLPSSQQPQQIPASNQSQDNHGQQLSSARVPQPLANQQLIRVQGSTNQKPPSPAIGQASIAPSGRPTENSNATEISEACSTILSKRNIQEIVNQIDPSEKLDPEVEDVLVDIAEEFIDSITTFGCSLAKHRKSSTLEAKDILLHIDRTWNMTLPGFSGDEIRTYKKPVANDIHKERLALIKKSHTGAETGTNKTSAGPATGNVKGNFTKAATNVVGS; from the exons ATGGATTCTCCACCAATTCCCACTCCTACAACCTCTTCACAACCTTCAATGGAGACTCCTCCAATTGTTACTGAAACTCCACAACCACAGCCACAGCCACAACCACAGCCACAGCCACAGCCACAAGCACAGCCACAGCCACAGCCACAGCCACAAGCACAGCCACAGCCATTAGAGCCACCCTCTTCTTCCTCTCAAACTCCACAATCACAACCATTCCAAACACCTCATACcatttcatcatcttcttccccAATTCCAACccctaaccctaaccctaatccTAATCCTAATCCTAATCCTAATCCTAATCCGATCCCCACAAATTTCCCTCAACAGCCACCTGCTAACAACAACATTAGTACTAGGCCTCCATTTAATAGACCTTGGTCTCAACCCACTTCTCAATTCTCTCATTTCCCTTCTcaatttcattcttcatcttcttcttcctcaactTCTACTCCTACTTCTACTTCATCTCCAGGTGTTCCTCCTCCACAAAGAGTTGGCATTGCTATTGGTGTCCCAGCTTCTTCCGTTTCTTCTCAACCTTCTTCGTTTTCTTCCTCTTTTGGTGCTCACTTTGTTGGTCCACCTGCTTCGTCTCCCTCTCCG GCACGTCCATCTATTCATGGAATGCCGAGTATGGGGATGATAGGCTCTCAATTACGTCCCGGTGGGGTTCCACCTTCTGCTCTTCTTCAGCAAAGACCAGTCCAAGCAGCATCAGGCATTAGACCTCAGCCTGCATCCAATAGTTTGCCTTCTGCTTCCCAG AATTTTCAAGGACATGGCATGTTGAGAGCTTCCTCTGTTTCTGCCTCGAGTACATCAACACCCAGTACATCACAAAACCAGCAGTCTCCACACCAGCCGTGGTTATCTGCTCAACATGGGCGCCCTCCTTTGCCATCCCAATCTATCAGAACCCAAGTGAATCCTCAATCGTTACAGCAGAGATCTCATATCCCTCAGCAATCACCTCAGCTGTTGCAAGAAGCTTCACTGCCACATCAATTATTGCCTTCTTCCCAACAGCCGCAACAGATTCCAGCATCAAATCAATCCCAAGACAATCATGGACAGCAGCTCTCGTCAGCTAGAGTTCCACAACCTTTAGCTAACCAACAACTCATCAGGGTTCAGGGATCAACGAATCAGAAACCTCCTTCCCCAGCAATTGGGCAAGCAAGCATCGCCCCCTCTGGCCGCCCCACTGAAAATTCAAATGCTACTGAGATATCTGAAGCTTGTAGCACGATCCTAAGCAAGAGAAACATCCAGGAAATCGTGAATCAG ATTGATCCATCTGAGAAACTTGATCctgaagttgaagatgttttaGTTGATATTGCTGAAGAATTTATCGACTCG ATAACGACATTTGGCTGTTCATTGGCCAAACATAGGAAGTCGAGTACACTGGAAGCAAAGGACATACTGCTGCATATAG ATAGAACTTGGAACATGACGCTTCCTGGATTTAGTGGAGATGAAATCAGGACCTATAAGAAACCA GTTGCTAATGACATACACAAAGAGCGCCTAGCTCTG ATAAAGAAATCTCATACTGGAGCTGAGACAGGAACGAATAAAACCTCTGCCGGACCAGCTACAGGAAATGTGAAAGGAAATTTCACTAAAGCAGCTACCAATGTTGTGGGATCTTGA